The following proteins are encoded in a genomic region of Candidatus Methylospira mobilis:
- the ald gene encoding alanine dehydrogenase, whose product MKIGIPSEIKDKEGRVALTPKGAKQLIASGHSVLVQTDAGVNSGFSNDEYLAVGATLGSVEEAWNRDLVVKVKEPEEPEYGFLKQQIVFTYFHLAGVPKALTQTLLQQGTTAIAYETLEDAQGRLPLLAPMSAIAGNMAALVGAYYLGRPWGGKGVQLGEVLGTRHGKVLVIGDGVVGYHAAKSARGLGAHVAVVGLDESRAGLFRKEIADDIEFFASSPERIAEQLPDTDLLIGGVLTHGARADYVISEAMVKLLKPGSVIVDVSIDQGGCIETSRPTSHSAPIFEKHGVTHYCVTNMPGAYPRTSTLALTQATFPYLLRLANDGLNALKTDPGFARALNTYQGHVVYQPVAEALDLLPQYWAYGELFAA is encoded by the coding sequence ATGAAAATAGGAATCCCCAGCGAAATAAAGGATAAGGAAGGCCGTGTCGCGCTGACGCCGAAAGGAGCGAAACAGTTGATTGCGTCCGGTCATTCGGTTTTGGTGCAGACCGATGCCGGGGTGAACTCAGGGTTTTCCAACGATGAATATCTGGCCGTCGGCGCGACGCTGGGCAGCGTGGAAGAAGCCTGGAACCGTGATCTGGTGGTCAAGGTGAAAGAGCCGGAGGAGCCGGAATACGGGTTCCTTAAGCAGCAAATCGTGTTCACCTATTTCCATTTGGCCGGCGTTCCGAAGGCGTTGACGCAAACCCTGCTGCAACAGGGCACCACCGCCATAGCCTATGAAACCCTGGAAGACGCGCAGGGGCGCTTGCCGTTGCTTGCGCCGATGAGCGCCATTGCCGGCAATATGGCGGCCCTGGTGGGGGCTTATTATCTGGGGCGTCCGTGGGGAGGGAAGGGCGTGCAACTGGGCGAAGTGCTGGGTACGCGTCACGGCAAGGTGCTGGTGATCGGCGACGGCGTGGTCGGCTATCATGCCGCCAAGTCGGCGCGCGGTCTGGGCGCGCATGTCGCCGTCGTCGGGCTTGATGAAAGCCGGGCGGGGCTGTTCAGGAAGGAGATCGCCGACGATATTGAGTTCTTTGCCTCCTCGCCCGAGCGCATCGCGGAACAATTACCGGATACCGATTTGCTGATTGGCGGCGTGCTGACGCATGGAGCCAGAGCGGATTACGTGATCAGCGAAGCGATGGTGAAACTGCTGAAGCCGGGTTCGGTGATTGTCGATGTCAGCATCGATCAGGGCGGTTGTATCGAAACTTCGCGGCCGACCTCCCATTCCGCGCCGATTTTTGAAAAGCACGGCGTAACCCATTACTGCGTAACCAACATGCCTGGCGCGTATCCGCGAACCTCGACGCTGGCGTTGACTCAGGCGACGTTCCCGTATTTGCTGCGGCTGGCCAACGACGGGCTGAATGCGCTGAAAACCGACCCCGGATTCGCCAGGGCGCTGAATACGTATCAGGGGCATGTCGTTTACCAGCCGGTGGCCGAAGCGCTCGATTTATTGCCGCAGTATTGGGCTTACGGCGAGTTGTTTGCGGCGTAA
- a CDS encoding DNA cytosine methyltransferase, protein MVVVDQHTTLDSKRITDENNRLGCDCFDVSNRWLTCIDLFAGAGGFSLAAKNVGINVVAAVEFNPNACKTYTTNLVEAGIPHLYNVDIRALNPLTIAVNHFPDGNGCDILLGGPPCQGFSVHRINDSGIDDPRNELILRYFDFVGHLRPKVFLMENVPGLLWQRHRHFLDEFYRQARESGYLLRQPEILDARDYGVPQRRKRVFVLGVRRDIDLTIDWPPCPTHGDDKARLANPVLQPWLTASAVFNSPVCIGDKNNVHMNHTSALVDVFRRTPPNGGSRKDSGRILSCHVNHNGHRDVYGRIDPNQPGPTMTTACINPSKGRFVHPTEHHGITLRQAARFQTFPDWFVFNGGLIAGGEQIGNAVPVRLGEVLLRTIKEALLAWERSHD, encoded by the coding sequence ATGGTAGTTGTAGACCAGCATACAACGCTCGACTCAAAGCGAATCACAGACGAGAATAACCGGTTGGGGTGCGATTGCTTTGATGTGTCAAACCGCTGGCTGACCTGTATTGATCTCTTCGCAGGCGCGGGGGGATTCTCTTTGGCGGCAAAAAATGTCGGCATCAATGTTGTGGCGGCTGTAGAGTTTAATCCTAATGCCTGCAAAACCTACACGACAAATCTGGTCGAGGCAGGCATTCCGCATCTTTACAATGTGGATATAAGGGCTCTGAACCCCTTAACCATAGCAGTAAATCATTTTCCTGATGGAAACGGATGCGATATCTTATTGGGCGGGCCGCCGTGTCAGGGGTTTTCTGTTCATAGAATCAATGACTCCGGGATCGACGATCCACGAAATGAATTGATTCTTCGATATTTTGACTTTGTAGGTCATCTTCGCCCCAAGGTTTTTTTGATGGAAAATGTTCCGGGGTTGCTATGGCAGCGGCATCGGCATTTTCTTGACGAGTTTTACAGGCAGGCGCGGGAGTCGGGATATTTGCTGCGTCAGCCGGAGATTCTCGATGCAAGAGATTACGGTGTCCCGCAGCGTCGCAAGCGTGTTTTTGTTTTAGGTGTCCGGCGTGATATCGATTTAACTATTGATTGGCCGCCCTGTCCGACTCATGGCGACGACAAGGCTAGACTGGCAAATCCTGTACTACAGCCTTGGCTGACAGCTTCAGCAGTATTCAACTCTCCTGTTTGTATCGGCGACAAGAATAATGTGCATATGAATCATACTTCCGCTCTCGTCGATGTTTTTCGGCGGACGCCGCCAAATGGCGGTAGTCGTAAGGATTCGGGGCGAATACTGTCCTGCCATGTTAATCATAACGGGCATCGCGATGTTTATGGGCGGATTGATCCGAACCAACCCGGCCCAACGATGACGACTGCCTGTATTAACCCTTCCAAGGGACGTTTTGTCCATCCGACCGAGCATCACGGCATTACCTTACGTCAGGCTGCACGTTTTCAAACTTTTCCTGATTGGTTCGTGTTTAATGGCGGTTTGATTGCCGGAGGCGAGCAAATCGGTAATGCGGTTCCAGTCCGACTTGGTGAGGTGTTGTTGCGTACCATCAAGGAAGCGCTTCTTGCCTGGGAGCGATCGCATGATTGA
- a CDS encoding response regulator receiver domain: MESEGDSASHFDHSDLLILDYHLDGNQGSEKAINILRRLAGNSNFNLVVVYTQNRSEAGAGIENTINEIALSLACPATQLKLHQGKLTSLQKKMGAWEDIQDGIFDYLLGCVDQIAFLKVLERDDRSWNAISEMPELNDLARYLNSIPQGVNLNADQVIELLMHRRQSDFCQKMSQVPYGRVTTGSNNDINWIRTDSLFITVVSKQHDPNTIPERLLDALEAWDPVPHRLIMSKMRSELDQQGVMAETGVLMNRHLHAGWLEEILESDEAKRRTSVRLNVARHWESLGGKIESSVVDFAERVAAYLSHPDHRHMMMKRFDLLGAGQQREDVCLQLNSYACSKPIEGHHLTTGHILRIDRSSSSSEYWLCLTPACDLVPGQGNDKGWKKRLGSWLPFKAVRLYSADKTPALKNASRGSHLFLQIENKLNVFGFSENAEGRDVDGQPLRWEQLFAAGNGAFNGSNQLEVAYIVDEKGILSHKKYQGVVVAQLRYEYALNLLHRLGSHLSRVGLDFIPMKSDESSG; this comes from the coding sequence ATTGAGTCTGAGGGAGATAGCGCTTCGCATTTCGATCATTCCGATTTGCTGATTCTCGACTATCACTTGGATGGAAATCAGGGAAGTGAAAAAGCTATCAATATTTTGCGACGGCTTGCCGGCAACAGCAATTTCAATTTGGTGGTGGTGTATACACAAAATCGAAGCGAGGCCGGTGCCGGTATAGAGAATACTATCAACGAGATTGCTTTAAGTTTGGCATGCCCAGCTACTCAACTTAAGCTTCATCAGGGCAAATTAACCAGCTTGCAGAAAAAAATGGGGGCTTGGGAGGATATTCAAGACGGCATTTTTGATTATTTATTGGGCTGTGTAGATCAAATCGCGTTCTTGAAAGTTCTGGAGAGGGACGATCGTAGTTGGAATGCTATATCTGAAATGCCGGAGCTGAATGACCTTGCTCGATATTTGAATTCGATTCCACAAGGCGTAAATCTTAATGCAGATCAGGTTATCGAGTTACTGATGCACCGGCGTCAGAGCGATTTTTGTCAGAAAATGTCTCAAGTTCCGTATGGTCGTGTAACAACGGGAAGCAACAATGATATTAACTGGATACGAACAGACAGCCTTTTTATAACCGTTGTATCGAAACAGCACGATCCGAACACTATTCCAGAGCGACTGCTGGATGCGCTTGAGGCGTGGGACCCGGTTCCCCACAGGCTTATTATGTCGAAAATGAGAAGCGAGCTGGATCAGCAAGGCGTCATGGCAGAAACCGGGGTATTGATGAATCGCCACTTGCATGCCGGGTGGCTGGAGGAAATTCTGGAATCCGACGAAGCCAAGCGTAGAACGAGCGTAAGGCTGAATGTAGCTAGGCATTGGGAAAGTCTGGGCGGAAAAATCGAATCCAGTGTTGTTGATTTTGCGGAACGAGTGGCTGCCTATCTTTCGCATCCCGATCATCGTCACATGATGATGAAACGGTTTGATCTCCTTGGTGCAGGCCAACAACGCGAGGACGTTTGTTTGCAGTTAAACAGTTATGCATGCAGTAAACCAATTGAGGGGCATCATCTCACTACCGGACATATTCTTCGTATTGATCGTTCCTCAAGCTCCAGTGAATACTGGCTGTGTCTTACGCCTGCATGTGATCTTGTGCCGGGCCAAGGAAATGATAAAGGCTGGAAGAAGCGCCTTGGATCTTGGTTGCCATTCAAAGCCGTCAGACTGTACAGTGCCGACAAAACTCCAGCACTGAAAAACGCGAGCCGTGGGAGCCATCTTTTTTTGCAAATAGAAAATAAGCTAAATGTTTTCGGGTTTTCAGAAAATGCTGAAGGCCGAGATGTTGACGGGCAGCCATTGCGATGGGAACAGCTCTTTGCAGCGGGCAATGGAGCATTCAATGGCTCCAATCAACTGGAAGTCGCATATATAGTCGACGAAAAAGGAATTCTCAGCCATAAAAAGTACCAAGGTGTAGTTGTTGCCCAACTGCGATATGAATACGCACTGAACTTGCTGCATAGACTGGGGTCGCATCTTTCACGAGTTGGGTTGGATTTCATCCCTATGAAGTCTGATGAATCCAGTGGATAG
- a CDS encoding very short patch repair endonuclease, protein MNPVDSFSPEKRSEIMGCIKGKNTTPELRVRKLLYQLGYRFRLHRKDLPGKPDIVLPKYRLCIFVNGCFWHQHPGCPRATIPASNVEFWRKKLQRTRERDLQNITELTNLGWRILLLWECETKDSSRLQSLLDGVLVFRSKDTNELSTAAALGDI, encoded by the coding sequence ATGAATCCAGTGGATAGTTTCTCACCGGAAAAACGCTCCGAAATTATGGGGTGCATTAAGGGGAAAAACACGACACCTGAACTGCGCGTCCGCAAGCTTCTTTACCAATTGGGTTATCGTTTTCGGTTGCATCGCAAGGATCTTCCCGGCAAACCAGATATTGTGTTGCCGAAGTATCGCTTGTGTATTTTTGTAAATGGATGCTTTTGGCATCAACATCCAGGGTGTCCGCGTGCAACAATTCCAGCTTCCAATGTGGAGTTCTGGCGGAAAAAATTGCAGCGGACACGCGAACGCGATCTGCAAAACATTACTGAACTGACCAATCTTGGCTGGCGAATATTGCTTCTATGGGAATGTGAAACGAAAGATTCCTCCCGGCTTCAATCCTTGCTTGATGGGGTATTAGTCTTTCGGAGTAAGGATACGAATGAGTTGTCGACGGCTGCGGCACTGGGTGACATATAG
- a CDS encoding ATP-binding protein, translated as MIESFAFQTRARTIDHLGREQIADCPTAVSELWKNAYDAYARNVALNIYDGKPAIATIVDDGHGMNRQEFTERWLVVGTESKIDQSDTPESAEESRKAEEDRDGLAPRTKQGQKGIGRLSSANLGSLLLVVSKRRHYPFVAALIDWRLFENPYLFLLDIEIPLVEFDEKQELLPLLPELFERLMCNVWGGGKPEKSERDHRIEAAWQRFSDQETAEGEVETTQSKIEATVIGTVFEERHFSEWPLWKGMTDHGTMLAVSDIQFDLDAMFSCHDEGKDNAVRQARERLFQTLANFTDPFLNEKERKLGYGATDFSTRVTVWEGALQRKIIGDESPIDMHTLLEMEHVVDGEVDANGIFHGRIKAFGAWLDGEVSIPPAIGVPTRKDSHVGAFHLRIGTFEQKPEATSHSPEVFRRLEGQARLYACFMVYRNGLRVMPYGREGNDFFEIEKRRSMHAGREFWSLRRLFGRVALRKEQNPNLRDKAGREGLIDNKAAKSLRDLVGNILKTTARNYFGTDAGMRKEIILDKKEEYKKQKAEEARNKQRVQNRKRFRANLDRAIPVLADVSTKTEHLASRVSTSDLSQEDAVVSLRIELQDLKQSMKETTVGEAPRNLGTLEERYLDYRKRSRGTKELLESISSSLDSALERIKPRSARDIAYSELNSNAAFLHKRLRAWAQEAKQLLITEQERITEIHNERNKAYHAKVLPLISDVEHGRLSLRKVSEELERERDLQDFENEELFEPYISALNSLKERIDLAGLARFSQDQADELREEVDRLHALAQLGITVEIVGHEMEGLEQTISTGLKSFPEVVKQSQAYLMVRDSHEALVERLRFLSPLKLSGPKTRINLTGKLIFDYVQRFFRNDFSGHGIDLAATPAFLRFSIFEQPARIYPVFVNLVNNAAFWVNHSDQEEKKILLDAVDGKVVVADTGPGVDEEDRKRLFRLFFTRKVRGGRGVGLYLCRSNLAAGGHIIEYAADKRLNRLPGANFIIDFKGAKYE; from the coding sequence ATGATTGAGTCGTTCGCGTTTCAAACGCGCGCCCGTACTATAGATCATCTCGGGCGTGAGCAAATCGCCGATTGTCCGACTGCAGTGTCCGAACTGTGGAAAAACGCCTACGATGCCTATGCGCGCAATGTTGCCTTGAATATCTATGATGGCAAACCAGCCATCGCAACCATTGTCGATGACGGTCACGGCATGAACCGTCAAGAGTTTACCGAACGTTGGCTGGTAGTCGGTACAGAATCGAAAATTGATCAAAGCGATACTCCGGAATCAGCAGAAGAAAGTCGAAAAGCAGAAGAAGATCGCGACGGATTAGCGCCTCGTACCAAACAAGGGCAAAAGGGAATCGGTCGGTTGTCGTCCGCCAATTTGGGATCATTGCTGCTTGTGGTATCCAAAAGACGACATTATCCGTTTGTCGCAGCATTGATCGATTGGCGACTGTTCGAGAACCCTTATCTTTTCTTGTTGGATATCGAAATTCCTCTTGTGGAATTTGACGAGAAGCAGGAGTTGCTGCCTCTGTTGCCTGAACTTTTTGAACGGTTGATGTGCAACGTCTGGGGCGGCGGTAAGCCGGAGAAGAGCGAACGTGATCATCGTATTGAGGCGGCGTGGCAGCGTTTTTCCGACCAGGAGACTGCAGAAGGAGAGGTCGAAACAACGCAGTCAAAAATCGAGGCAACGGTAATCGGCACCGTTTTTGAAGAGCGGCATTTTTCCGAATGGCCGCTGTGGAAGGGGATGACAGATCATGGAACCATGCTGGCCGTTTCCGATATTCAGTTCGATCTTGATGCGATGTTTTCTTGTCACGATGAAGGCAAGGACAACGCGGTACGTCAAGCTCGCGAGCGACTGTTTCAGACATTGGCGAATTTCACCGATCCGTTTTTGAACGAAAAGGAGCGCAAACTGGGGTACGGTGCTACCGATTTTTCGACTCGCGTGACGGTTTGGGAGGGCGCTCTACAACGAAAAATTATCGGTGACGAGTCTCCCATCGATATGCATACTTTGCTTGAGATGGAACATGTCGTCGATGGAGAAGTCGACGCAAACGGCATATTTCATGGTCGGATCAAGGCCTTTGGTGCATGGTTGGATGGTGAGGTATCAATTCCGCCGGCAATCGGTGTCCCAACAAGAAAAGATTCTCATGTGGGGGCGTTCCACCTTCGAATCGGTACTTTCGAACAAAAGCCAGAAGCAACATCGCATAGCCCGGAGGTATTTAGGCGTCTGGAGGGACAAGCCAGATTGTATGCGTGCTTTATGGTCTATCGAAACGGTCTGCGCGTGATGCCCTACGGACGGGAAGGAAACGATTTTTTCGAGATCGAAAAACGCAGAAGCATGCATGCTGGACGAGAGTTCTGGTCGTTGCGACGTTTGTTTGGTCGAGTCGCACTGCGTAAGGAGCAAAATCCCAATCTGCGCGACAAGGCCGGTCGCGAGGGTTTGATTGACAACAAGGCCGCCAAAAGCCTCCGTGATTTGGTGGGGAATATATTAAAAACCACAGCTAGGAATTATTTCGGTACCGATGCCGGTATGCGCAAGGAGATTATCCTCGATAAAAAGGAGGAGTACAAAAAACAAAAGGCGGAAGAGGCGCGAAATAAACAGCGCGTGCAGAATCGTAAACGGTTCCGCGCCAATCTGGATCGTGCGATCCCTGTTTTAGCTGATGTGTCGACGAAAACCGAACACTTGGCGAGTAGGGTAAGTACCTCTGATTTATCGCAGGAAGATGCGGTGGTTTCATTGCGGATTGAACTGCAGGATCTGAAGCAATCCATGAAGGAAACCACGGTAGGCGAAGCACCGCGCAACCTTGGAACTTTGGAGGAGCGCTATCTGGACTACCGTAAAAGGTCGCGTGGAACCAAGGAGTTGCTCGAATCGATTTCCAGTTCTTTGGACAGCGCTCTGGAACGAATAAAACCTCGTTCGGCACGGGATATCGCTTATTCGGAGCTGAATTCCAACGCGGCATTCCTGCATAAGCGGTTGCGTGCATGGGCGCAGGAAGCCAAGCAATTGCTGATAACGGAGCAGGAACGCATTACGGAAATTCACAACGAACGTAATAAAGCCTATCACGCCAAAGTGTTGCCGCTTATCAGTGATGTAGAGCATGGGCGTCTCTCTTTACGCAAGGTATCGGAGGAGCTGGAACGGGAGCGGGATCTGCAGGATTTTGAGAACGAGGAGCTGTTTGAACCCTACATTTCCGCGCTGAACAGCCTAAAGGAGCGTATCGATTTGGCTGGTTTGGCGCGTTTCAGCCAGGATCAGGCCGACGAGTTGCGTGAAGAAGTGGATCGGTTGCATGCGTTGGCCCAGCTTGGCATCACGGTAGAAATTGTCGGTCATGAAATGGAGGGTCTGGAGCAGACTATTTCCACCGGTTTGAAGTCTTTCCCCGAGGTGGTTAAGCAATCGCAAGCTTATTTGATGGTGAGGGACAGTCATGAAGCGCTGGTGGAACGGTTGCGTTTTCTGTCGCCGTTGAAGCTTTCCGGTCCTAAAACCCGAATCAATCTGACCGGCAAGCTGATTTTTGATTATGTCCAGCGGTTCTTTCGGAATGATTTTTCCGGGCATGGTATTGATTTGGCAGCAACCCCCGCTTTCCTGAGATTTTCAATTTTCGAGCAGCCGGCCCGCATCTATCCGGTATTCGTTAATCTGGTGAACAACGCCGCCTTTTGGGTAAATCACTCCGATCAGGAAGAGAAAAAAATTCTGCTGGATGCCGTGGACGGCAAGGTGGTGGTTGCCGATACCGGTCCCGGCGTGGATGAGGAAGATCGCAAACGCCTTTTTCGGCTGTTTTTCACGCGCAAGGTACGTGGGGGGCGAGGTGTTGGACTCTATCTCTGTCGAAGCAACCTTGCTGCCGGCGGACATATCATTGAATATGCCGCCGATAAACGACTTAACCGGCTCCCGGGAGCCAATTTCATTATTGACTTCAAAGGCGCCAAGTATGAGTGA
- a CDS encoding IS5 family transposase, whose amino-acid sequence MKQTTLLDVLLQQKSRTTRRETFLNAMDQVVPWSELVELIQPVYPASGRGRPPIGIERMLRLYFIQQWYGFSDEGTEDALYDMPLLSRFAGIDLTHERVPDATTLLNFRHLLEEHKLAPVMLGRINALLEAKGLLMREGTIVDATLIAAPPSTKNKSGERDPEMHQTKKGNQWYFGMKAHIGVDAESGLVHTVVGTSAHVSDVVMTSELLHGREQVVIADAGYIGVEKREENTGKTVEWLIAMKRGKLKAMPEGRWKETVREIEKKKAQIRSRVEHPFHVIKNLFHYRKTRYRGLEKNTHQLQILFGLCNLYRSQKRLMGSI is encoded by the coding sequence ATGAAACAGACCACCCTCCTTGACGTTCTTCTCCAGCAAAAATCGCGTACCACGCGGCGCGAGACTTTTTTGAACGCGATGGATCAGGTAGTTCCCTGGTCTGAACTGGTCGAGCTCATTCAGCCGGTGTATCCCGCTTCCGGACGAGGTCGTCCGCCTATCGGGATCGAAAGGATGTTGCGATTGTATTTCATCCAGCAATGGTACGGCTTTTCCGACGAAGGAACAGAAGATGCGCTTTATGATATGCCCCTATTAAGCCGCTTTGCCGGAATTGACCTGACGCATGAGCGTGTTCCCGATGCTACCACGCTATTGAACTTCCGCCACCTGCTGGAAGAGCATAAGCTGGCGCCGGTGATGCTGGGCCGCATTAATGCGCTTCTTGAAGCGAAAGGATTACTCATGCGCGAAGGAACGATCGTGGATGCCACGTTGATCGCAGCGCCGCCCTCGACCAAAAACAAAAGTGGCGAGCGCGATCCGGAAATGCACCAGACCAAGAAAGGAAATCAGTGGTATTTCGGGATGAAGGCGCATATTGGTGTGGATGCTGAATCGGGACTGGTTCATACGGTTGTCGGTACGTCGGCGCATGTCAGTGATGTGGTGATGACCAGCGAGTTGCTTCATGGTCGGGAACAAGTGGTCATAGCCGATGCCGGTTACATCGGCGTTGAAAAGCGCGAAGAGAATACCGGGAAAACGGTGGAGTGGTTGATCGCCATGAAGCGCGGCAAGCTAAAAGCGATGCCCGAAGGCCGATGGAAAGAAACGGTGCGCGAGATCGAAAAAAAGAAGGCGCAGATTCGTTCGCGTGTCGAGCATCCGTTCCATGTGATCAAGAACCTGTTTCATTATCGCAAGACGCGGTATCGGGGATTGGAAAAGAACACGCATCAACTACAGATTTTGTTCGGGCTTTGTAATTTGTACCGGAGCCAAAAGCGGCTGATGGGGTCGATATGA
- the miaA gene encoding tRNA (adenosine(37)-N6)-dimethylallyltransferase MiaA, with protein MHAVLPPVLAIMGPTASGKTRLAIELAQALSGEIISVDSGLVYRGMDIGTAKPSMAERCGVPHHLIDIVDPSEAFSTGQFREKTRSLMDDILSRGRLPILAGGTMLYFNALLHGLADLPAADPAIRSQLDEQASRIGWVAMHEQLRQIDPVAAARIHPNDPQRIQRALEVYYVSGSSLTALQQATARQPDDLPCRIQRIELTFADRDSLRARIAARFHLMLKQGFVAEVEMLYQRGDLDENLPSMRAVGYRQAWSYLRGECSYDEFVERAIIATRQFAKRQLTWLRREAGQLSYDAEADKIAARVLSDVKNFMERS; from the coding sequence ATGCACGCGGTATTGCCCCCGGTTTTGGCGATCATGGGTCCGACCGCTTCCGGCAAGACCCGGCTGGCGATAGAGCTGGCGCAGGCGCTATCGGGCGAGATAATCAGCGTCGACTCCGGGCTGGTGTATCGCGGCATGGACATCGGCACCGCCAAGCCGTCGATGGCGGAACGTTGCGGGGTGCCGCATCATTTGATCGACATTGTTGATCCCTCGGAGGCTTTCTCCACCGGGCAGTTCAGGGAAAAAACACGGTCGTTGATGGACGACATTCTCTCCAGAGGCCGCTTGCCGATACTGGCCGGCGGCACCATGCTTTATTTCAACGCCTTGCTGCATGGCCTGGCCGATCTTCCGGCTGCCGACCCCGCCATTCGCAGTCAACTGGATGAACAGGCGTCGCGCATCGGCTGGGTGGCGATGCATGAACAATTGCGTCAAATCGATCCGGTTGCGGCTGCGCGTATACATCCCAACGATCCACAGCGCATCCAGCGCGCGCTGGAAGTGTATTATGTCAGCGGCAGCAGCCTGACCGCCCTGCAGCAGGCAACGGCAAGACAACCCGATGATTTGCCATGCCGTATCCAGCGTATCGAGCTGACCTTTGCCGATCGCGACAGCCTGCGCGCGCGTATAGCGGCGCGTTTTCATCTGATGCTGAAACAGGGATTTGTCGCCGAAGTGGAAATGCTGTATCAACGCGGCGATCTCGATGAAAACCTGCCGTCCATGCGCGCCGTGGGCTACCGGCAAGCCTGGTCTTATCTGCGGGGAGAGTGCAGTTACGACGAGTTTGTAGAGCGTGCTATCATCGCTACACGGCAGTTTGCAAAGCGCCAATTAACCTGGTTGCGGCGAGAAGCAGGGCAGCTCAGTTACGATGCGGAAGCGGACAAAATCGCCGCCAGGGTTTTATCGGATGTTAAAAATTTTATGGAGCGCTCATGA